One segment of Belonocnema kinseyi isolate 2016_QV_RU_SX_M_011 chromosome 7, B_treatae_v1, whole genome shotgun sequence DNA contains the following:
- the LOC117177348 gene encoding nuclear inhibitor of protein phosphatase 1 produces the protein MANHYEVPNWAGKPPVGLHLDVLKGDKLIQKLMVDEKKCYLFGRNQQMNDFCIDHASCSRVHSALVYHKHLNRAFLVDLGSTHGTYIGNMRLESNKPTQLPIDSTFHFGASTRYYIIRERPQTGNRTIIDELEKSSEDNEAGGLLGLPETETELDNLTEFNTAHNRRISMLGITDDDVHKPTRKRKKKGISFNDDEEVINPEDVDPSVGKFRNLIQTTVVPSKRMRMEGGLISLSEDNHNSMKHFQPTSTTPHLYNDLPPEQYSSNISSNPFTSGLTSLTSRLGIALPNPAPEVEMTQNPMQTETIQMQENPGPAEGQTLEPKKKKYAKEAWPGKKTLPTLLV, from the exons ATGGCTAATCATTATGAGGTTCCCAATTG GGCTGGTAAACCACCCGTTGGTTTGCATTTAGATGTGTTAAAAGGTGACAAATTAATACAG aaaTTGATGGTTGATGAGAAGAAATGTTACTTGTTCGGTCGCAATCAGCAAATGAACGATTTTTGCATTGATCATGCTTCCTGTTCTCGAGTTCACTCAGCCCTAGTGTACCATAAACATCTAAATAGGGCATTTTTAGTCGATTTAGGAAGca cCCATGGAACATATATTGGCAATATGCGATTGGAGAGTAATAAACCGACTCAACTGCCAATCGACAGTACATTTCACTTTGGAGCTTCGACTCGTTACTACATAATTAGAGAACGACCTCAAACGGGCAATCGGACAATAATAGATGAATTGGAAAAGTCCTCTGAGGACAACGAGGCTGGTGGCTTGCTGGGTTTGCCGGAAACGGAAACAGAGCTCGat aaccTTACGGAATTTAACACAGCACACAATCGTCGTATATCGATGTTGGGAATCACTGATGACGATGTTCACAAGCCAACGAGAAAACGAAAGAAAAAGGGCATTTCTTTTAACGACGACGAGGAAGTCATTAATCCCGAGGACGTGGATCCTTCAGTTGGCAAATTTCGCAACCTCATTCAAACTACAGTCGTACCCAGCAAA aGAATGCGAATGGAGGGTGGTTTAATATCATTGTCGGAAGATAATCACAACAGCATGAAGCACTTTCAACCCACTTCCACAACTCCTCATCTTTACAATGATCTTCCCCCCGAACAATATTCCTCGAATATTTCAAGTAATCCATTTACATCCGGACTGACCTCATTAACCTCGCGTCTCGGTATCGCGCTTCCAAATCCCGCGCCGGAAGTGGAAATGACACAAAATCCAATGCAGACAGAGACGATTCAGATGCAGGAGAATCCGGGGCCAGCCGAAGGTCAAACATTGgagccaaaaaagaaaaagtacgcGAAGGAAGCTTGGCCTGGGAAGAAAACTCTGCCGACGCTTCTCGTgtaa